In the genome of Daucus carota subsp. sativus chromosome 9, DH1 v3.0, whole genome shotgun sequence, the window AACCAGGTACTACTTGTTAATCCGTTTGCTCAACTGGAAGCAATTTATAATCCATTATCCAGATTCCCTTCAAATCTTGTTCATCCTTGGGTTTTGGTGCTCTCGTTGTGGATTAATTGTTCTAGATTCCCTTCTTATTTTCTTCGTCCTTGGGTTTAAGTGCTCTAGTTGTGGATTATATGTCCGAACTTATTTTGTCTCGATAGATAGGAATTcggatttattatattttccgGATATCTTATTTTGTCTAAACAGGCAGGAATCcggatttatatattttggagaGATCTTATTTTGTTTAGACAGGCAAGATTccgtatttatatattttcgagatattttattttgtctATATAAACAGGAATCCGGATATATATGTTTTCCTGATATCAATTTTATCTTTTCCTACATATCTTTTTACATGCATATCAGTAATCTCTTTAACTATTTCAGTTCAAGTACCTTCTATTTGCTGGATTGTGTAAAATTATAGGCTTCCTTATGGTTTTGCTGAATGACATAACCGTTTTGGCTCGATATCTTGTccaaagaatttttttattcattttcaaaattttaaaattgcatTTGATCATCTTTTGGTTGCAAAAATGATTGcaaatgtaaaagaaaatatcttaaaacttttttttttgttatcattttaaagataaaaacctataaatcaaagcaaaatatatagttttcaaAAAACTCTAATCTTTTTCCTTTCTTTGCAGTATGGAAAGACTTTATGATCttaagcacaatacttcaaagTTTCACGTATAATCAGATTttgaaaaacataaaacaatCAATCATTTTATAAAGTCGAAAAAAAATGGGATTAATTATCTATTTGGTCACTGgatgggcttaatgtatcaagtttgTCACTGAACTGAAAATGGTATTAAGATTGTCGCTAAAGTcattataaatattgaaaatgtaTCAACGATCGAATGCCGTCACCAATtgaatattgaaaatatttaagtgtaattttaaatttaaattaagagGGGTGCATTGGATTGAGATTTCAAAGCATTTTTTTTGCATTCGTGAAATCCTAAGATATTAGATTGAaattgtttgaaatctattaTAATCttgaaatattcaatttagattttaaattataatataaaatatggtggtattcaattgggattttaaattatattttaaaatccgatggtattcaattgagattgtttaaaatccattaaaatctgatggtattcaaatgatgatagatttttttggatttcataaaatgatggattttgtggcatttttcagtgtattttaagttttttgaaataccatcaaaatcaatagaatttggatttcataaaatgatggattttgtggtatttttcagtgtattttaagttttttgaaataacATCAAAATCAATAGGATTTTAAAGTATTGTTCTTAAATCATATCAACTCTGTGACATTTTATAAAGAatcgcacaaaatcaaaatcacatgcattccattaaaatctataaactaaggggccgtttggttcgcTTCGGAGAAACGGAATGGAATCCAGAAAAAGAAACGCGgagaaaggaaaggaatgatcctgaattgttttacctgtttggttttgttgCAGAAACAGAATGGAAATTTgtgtgattaattttatattcgatttctttaatattatataatttcaaaagagttaaatgtattcatatctataacaagataatttatttacattctaataaattaatataatttatttagccataatattaattttttaaaataaattaacatgagaattatgtcacaattatatttaatttaaaaaactaaattaaaaattatttttaattcttaaagatactttatatgataatcttgtattttcattgtttaaaatatgaattataactcaaaatagaaaaaaagtgAGGAAAGGAAATCCAAATACCTAcagggtgtattggattgggattttaaagcatttttttgcattcatgaaatccgagggtattcgattgggattgtttgaaatccattaaaatcccgaggtattcaattgggatttcaaactatgctacaaaatctggtggtattcaattgggattttaaattatgctttaaaatccgatggtattcaattgggattgtttaaaatccattaaaatctgatggtattcaaatgcagATGGATTTCTTTGCATTTCattaaatgatggattttgtggcattcttcagtgtattttaagttttttgaaatcccatcaaaatcaatgggattttgaagcattgtacttaaatcctatcaactctgcgacattttatcaagaatccgcataaaatcaaaatcagacacaatccattaaaatccataaaagcaatcaattaaaatcccaatcgaatacacccctcctAGTTGGGAGTGGGGAATGAGTTAGGAGCATTATTAGGTAAACCCACTACTAAAAAAGGGAAAGGGAAAGatgatttttacaaaacaaacacgTACAAAGGGAATCAATCAGGTTGATTACCTTTCCCTTTCCTGAATACCcctaaccaaacggcccctaaaaataatccattaaaatcccaatcgaataatGATAACATCAGTTTAACATGATTTAGAATTCTCGATTGACCCTCTcaagattataaaatttttaaaatttgaattttcttttgagAGAAAAAATCTGAGTTCAAATACAcgtctttaaaaatattttacgaTTTTAATTGAATTGTACTTTAGAAGTTTGCGGTCGTTTCTCGGCGAGATTCTCTCTCAATTCTCAGCTAAGATGGTGTTGTATTTGCTCCACCAGGCGGCTTCAGGGTTTTCTCTGTTTCTCTGCCATGAATTTGAATCAGAAGACACCGGAAAGATTAGTGACGCTGTTCGGAACTGCGTGAGCGACCTCAAAGAGTTCAGCAAAGTTGTAAAGCTCGTGGCTTTCGAACCTTTTCAATCGCCCCTCCACGCCCTAAATCAAATCACTGCTTTCTCTTCAGGTATTTCTATGATCTTATGTTTATTTTTCATTACTTGATAAACTTTTACTTTTTAATTGTAAAGATAAAGTTTTGATGtgtaaagttttgatttttatgattcTTAACTCCCCAAGTTGAATAAAGTTTTGTTTTGTATctgatttgtttgattttgatgATAGAAAAgataaagatttgatttttatgaataGGGGGCATGTAGATATATGAATGTCACTGATGTTGTGATTTCTTATGGTTTGTGACTTTGTGTGACATAGTACTTTTTGGAGTATTTTTTGCTGATTGCTTGAATTGAAGTTTCACAAATTTTTATGCTtctagttatattttttaaatttataggtCAAATGACTGACGAGTTACACAAATTTTTGGTACTTGGGCTCCCCAAACCGGAGGAGGGAAACGATTCCGAATTGAGTGTAGGATTAGCAGAGCCGAAACTTGGTTCTCGTATCTTTCAAGTAACAAAGATTCCCTGCCAAACCGATGAGTTTATTTTAGAAGTCTTTCGTGGTGTGTAGTTGCATATTGATACAATTATAAACCCAAGCATGAAACCCTTCTACACTATTCCAAGCAAACGTCTGAAGTTTTCTGCTCCTTCACCAGATTGGTCCAATCTTCATACTGATATTTTGGAGTCTGTTATAAAGAGGATGACTTGTTTTGACATTATTCGCTTCAAACACGTATGTCGTTCATGGAAAATAGCTGTTTTGAATTTCTGGCATATCTCTAATCCTTCTTCACAGCCTCCATATATGATCTGGTCAACAACAGACAACAGGGGATGTTGTTTTCTCAACCTTGCTCGTCAGAAACTATACCACGAGTTCAACAACTTGTGGGgggatttaaatatttattgtattGGATGTTCAAAAGGCTGGTTGATATTACATGTTGTGGATGAAGAATACCGATCTTCTGTATTTATCTTCAACCCCTTTTGTTTTGTAGCGAGGAAGATTGTTATTCCTACCGATACTCTTCCAGATTATAGGATTATCAGAAAAAATTATCGAACTCTTCTCACATCAGATCCCATTCATTCCGGAGGCAAATTTGGAGTCATTTTCCTAATGTATAATAAAGTCAGATTGTTAATGCAGGATAGTTATCATCCCGAAAACAACAAGTGGATCGAGGACCCGTCGATGTCTTGGTCGTTCTCTTCCCTTGAAGAATCATGTATCAGAAAATATGGATATATTCAATCGACGTCCAAGTTCAATTCGACAACCAATTGTTCACCTTGTTTTAGCAAGATGACTCGTAGCATTCCTCCAAGAAAAATTTTCTGGCGTCCTTGGgccattaataatattatactttATTTGGTAGAATCGGGGGTTGATATTCTTCTTGTTACAAGGATTACAGGTACTCTTCATGAAAATGGTCAGCAGGTTCATGCAACTAGGTACTTTGATGTTTTTACGTATAATTTTGATGACAAACGATGGGTGAAAGTGGATTCTCTGGGAGATCGTAGTTTGTTTCTTGGTGGTGATCATTCTCTGTCTCTTTCGGTTTTGGATATTCAAGGTTGTCAAGGGAATTCTATTTATTTCACGGATCATATTTCTTCAATTAGCAACGAGACTGGAGTTGATACGGGTGTATTTAGCTTGGAGGATGGAAGTATCAAGAAGCTCACATGGAGGAGGCAAAGAGAATCAAACAAAGAACAATTTCAGTTTAGCTAGTTTAAACTTATGGTGGACTTCGCGGAAACACCCTCCTTTTGAGTGTTCAAATTTTCAAGTCATACTTATGATATTGTATTTGGCTAGCATATATTTTCTGCATGTTTATAGAATTGGAATGGTGTGTCCTAACTTCTGCATTTCTATAGAATTGGATTGATGTGTCTGCAGTTCCTTAGCTTCGTAACACAACCAGaggtaaaaaaaactaaatttaaaaatatggacTAGAAAACAGTGAAATTATATTGGAAGTAACATGAATCTACAGTTTAAATTTGGTGATTTCACAGAACCCTACAGTAACATGGGTTTATCGTCAACATcatttgagaaaaaataaaaaaatttaagaaatttttttgggaTACCTGACAATTTCAATAGGAGCAGAGTTGAGTCTGGTTTCCCATAGTAGTAATGAAAGTCGAGTAGCTCGGCTCGGTTAATTTAAACTCGACTCGTTTTGTAACGTCCAAGTTCATATTAAAATAGTTcaaattgaagttgaaaaatatGTTTCGATGAATTCTGCGGATTTAGCTATATCTAATAAGAAAAAGTTATCAGATAGATTAAACTCGAGCCTGATAATCGAAAAACTCcgacttttatttaataaataaaaattaaactcgAGCCCGGTAATCGACAGTCCggcttttatttatatttttgaagaaTCAAATTATGCATGATTATGGTCAACCAAATCAGATTGAACACATTCAATGAATttctcataaaaaaaaaaaaatcaacaaaaaatgaaatatactCGGACCGGAAAGCGATTCCCGgtatatttcaatttattatgGATTCGAAcgaatttaatttaaatgaacTCAAACTTTCTGTTGTATATCCAATT includes:
- the LOC108200774 gene encoding uncharacterized protein LOC108200774, with protein sequence MKPFYTIPSKRLKFSAPSPDWSNLHTDILESVIKRMTCFDIIRFKHVCRSWKIAVLNFWHISNPSSQPPYMIWSTTDNRGCCFLNLARQKLYHEFNNLWGDLNIYCIGCSKGWLILHVVDEEYRSSVFIFNPFCFVARKIVIPTDTLPDYRIIRKNYRTLLTSDPIHSGGKFGVIFLMYNKVRLLMQDSYHPENNKWIEDPSMSWSFSSLEESCIRKYGYIQSTSKFNSTTNCSPCFSKMTRSIPPRKIFWRPWAINNIILYLVESGVDILLVTRITGTLHENGQQVHATRYFDVFTYNFDDKRWVKVDSLGDRSLFLGGDHSLSLSVLDIQGCQGNSIYFTDHISSISNETGVDTGVFSLEDGSIKKLTWRRQRESNKEQFQFS